The following coding sequences lie in one Nycticebus coucang isolate mNycCou1 chromosome 18, mNycCou1.pri, whole genome shotgun sequence genomic window:
- the RETREG3 gene encoding reticulophagy regulator 3 isoform X2: protein MIIVCIDQWKNKIWPEIKVPRPDALDNESWGFVHPRLLSVPELCHHVAEVWVSGTIFIRNLLLFKKQNPGKFCLLSCGILTFLAVLGRYISGLLLSYLLLVTVMMWPLAVYHHLWDRAYLRLKPVLQRLDFSVRGYMMSKQRERQLRRRALHPERAMDNHSDSEEELAAFCPQLDDSTVAKELAITDSEHSDAEVSCTDNGTFNLSRGQTPLTEGSEDLDGHSDPEESFARDLPDFPSINVDPAGLDDEDDTSIGMPSLMYRSPPGAEDPRAPPASRDEAALPELLLSALPVGSNLTSNLASLVSQGMIQLALSGASQPGPSGQPSRRATRAILRSPSSDLDTDAEGDDFELLDQSELNQLDPANSRSH, encoded by the exons ATGATCATTGTGTGTATTGATCAATGGAAGAACAAAATCTGGCCTGAAATAAAAG TGCCAAGACCCGACGCATTAGACAATGAGAG TTGGGGCTTTGTGCACCCTCGGTTGCTCAGCGTGCCCGAGCTCTGTCACCATGTAGCTGAAGTCTGGGTTAGTGGGACCATTTTCATAAGGAatcttttgcttttcaaaaagcaaaacccaGGCAAG TTCTGCTTGCTGAGTTGTGGGATACTGACCTTTTTGGCTGTCTTGGGCCGCTACATCTCTGGGCTCCTGCTGTCCTACTTGTTGC TTGTCACTGTCATGATGTGGCCCTTGGCTGTGTATCACCACCTGTGGGATCGAGCATATTTGCGGCTGAAGCCAGTTCTGCAGCGGTTGGACTTCAGTGTCCGTGGCTACATGATGTccaagcagagagagagacaat TGCGCCGCAGAGCTCTACATCCAGAACGGGCCATGGACAACCACAGTGATAGCGAAGAAGAGCTTGCTGCCTTCTGTCCTCAG cTGGATGATTCTACTGTTGCCAAGGAATTGGCCATCACAGACTCTGAGCACTCGGATGCTGAGGTCTCCTGTACAGACAATGGCACATTTAATCTTTCAAGGGGCCAAACACCTCTAACAGAAGGCTCTGAAG ACTTAGATGGTCACAGTGATCCAGAAGAATCCTTTGCCAGAGACCTTCCCGACTTCCCTTCCATTAATGTGGATCCTGCTGGCCTGGATGATGAGGATGACACCAGCATTGGCATGCCCAGTTTGATGTACCGTTCCCCTCCAGGGGCTGAGGACCCCCGGGCTCCCCCTGCCAGTCGGGATGAGGCTGCACTGCCGGAGCTCCTGCTCAGTGCTCTGCCTGTAGGATCCAACCTCACCAGCAACCTTGCCAGCCTGGTCTCCCAGGGTATGATCCAGCTGGCTTTGTCAGGGGCCTCCCAGCCTGGCCCTTCTGGCCAACCTTCCCGGAGAGCAACAAGAGCCATCCTCCGGTCCCCCAGTTCAGACCTGGACACTGATGCTGAGGGGGATGACTTTGAACTTCTGGATCAGTCAGAGCTAAATCAGCTGGACCCTGCCAATTCCAGGAGCCACTGA
- the RETREG3 gene encoding reticulophagy regulator 3 isoform X1, producing MSGSWERDQQVEAVQRALVEVLGPYEPLLSRVQAALVWERPARSALWCLGLNAAFWFFALTSLRLVFLLAFGLMIIVCIDQWKNKIWPEIKVPRPDALDNESWGFVHPRLLSVPELCHHVAEVWVSGTIFIRNLLLFKKQNPGKFCLLSCGILTFLAVLGRYISGLLLSYLLLVTVMMWPLAVYHHLWDRAYLRLKPVLQRLDFSVRGYMMSKQRERQLRRRALHPERAMDNHSDSEEELAAFCPQLDDSTVAKELAITDSEHSDAEVSCTDNGTFNLSRGQTPLTEGSEDLDGHSDPEESFARDLPDFPSINVDPAGLDDEDDTSIGMPSLMYRSPPGAEDPRAPPASRDEAALPELLLSALPVGSNLTSNLASLVSQGMIQLALSGASQPGPSGQPSRRATRAILRSPSSDLDTDAEGDDFELLDQSELNQLDPANSRSH from the exons ATGTCAGGTTCCTGGGAGAGAGACCAGCAGGTTGAAGCCGTGCAGCGGGCCCTGGTGGAGGTGCTGGGCCCTTATGAACCTCTACTGAGCCGGGTGCAGGCAGCCCTTGTGTGGGAACGGCCAGCCAGGAGCGCCCTGTGGTGCCTGGGGCTGAACGCTGCTTTCTG GTTCTTTGCGCTGACATCCCTTCGTCTTGTGTTTTTACTTGCATTTGGCTTGATGATCATTGTGTGTATTGATCAATGGAAGAACAAAATCTGGCCTGAAATAAAAG TGCCAAGACCCGACGCATTAGACAATGAGAG TTGGGGCTTTGTGCACCCTCGGTTGCTCAGCGTGCCCGAGCTCTGTCACCATGTAGCTGAAGTCTGGGTTAGTGGGACCATTTTCATAAGGAatcttttgcttttcaaaaagcaaaacccaGGCAAG TTCTGCTTGCTGAGTTGTGGGATACTGACCTTTTTGGCTGTCTTGGGCCGCTACATCTCTGGGCTCCTGCTGTCCTACTTGTTGC TTGTCACTGTCATGATGTGGCCCTTGGCTGTGTATCACCACCTGTGGGATCGAGCATATTTGCGGCTGAAGCCAGTTCTGCAGCGGTTGGACTTCAGTGTCCGTGGCTACATGATGTccaagcagagagagagacaat TGCGCCGCAGAGCTCTACATCCAGAACGGGCCATGGACAACCACAGTGATAGCGAAGAAGAGCTTGCTGCCTTCTGTCCTCAG cTGGATGATTCTACTGTTGCCAAGGAATTGGCCATCACAGACTCTGAGCACTCGGATGCTGAGGTCTCCTGTACAGACAATGGCACATTTAATCTTTCAAGGGGCCAAACACCTCTAACAGAAGGCTCTGAAG ACTTAGATGGTCACAGTGATCCAGAAGAATCCTTTGCCAGAGACCTTCCCGACTTCCCTTCCATTAATGTGGATCCTGCTGGCCTGGATGATGAGGATGACACCAGCATTGGCATGCCCAGTTTGATGTACCGTTCCCCTCCAGGGGCTGAGGACCCCCGGGCTCCCCCTGCCAGTCGGGATGAGGCTGCACTGCCGGAGCTCCTGCTCAGTGCTCTGCCTGTAGGATCCAACCTCACCAGCAACCTTGCCAGCCTGGTCTCCCAGGGTATGATCCAGCTGGCTTTGTCAGGGGCCTCCCAGCCTGGCCCTTCTGGCCAACCTTCCCGGAGAGCAACAAGAGCCATCCTCCGGTCCCCCAGTTCAGACCTGGACACTGATGCTGAGGGGGATGACTTTGAACTTCTGGATCAGTCAGAGCTAAATCAGCTGGACCCTGCCAATTCCAGGAGCCACTGA